Proteins from one Algicella marina genomic window:
- a CDS encoding NAD-dependent epimerase/dehydratase family protein codes for MTVIALTGAAGRLGGYLREALAKRADKVILTDRVSPEGLRANEEFRQAELDDYDAVHAALAGADVVLHFGAIADEAPWDEIWGPNFVGARNVWEAAHQHGIRRVIYASSIHAVGMYPRTQRIGVDTPHYPDSFYGLSKCFAENLGRLYWEKRGIESVMLRIYSCAQPNNERSLGVWLSPRDLVQLVEKSLDCPIVGCSVVYGVSANSRCPVSNEGAKFLGYEPVDNAEEFAPEILAAAKPDPSDKAQLHHGNVFATGDLGVSAVALMGRAEDGEG; via the coding sequence GTGACGGTGATAGCGCTGACGGGGGCCGCGGGACGGCTGGGTGGATATCTGCGCGAGGCGCTGGCGAAACGGGCGGACAAGGTGATCCTGACCGACCGGGTGTCGCCGGAAGGGTTGCGGGCAAACGAGGAGTTCCGGCAGGCCGAACTGGATGACTATGACGCGGTGCATGCGGCGTTGGCCGGAGCGGACGTGGTGCTGCATTTCGGCGCGATTGCCGATGAGGCGCCGTGGGACGAGATTTGGGGGCCGAACTTCGTCGGCGCGCGCAATGTCTGGGAAGCGGCGCATCAGCACGGGATCAGGCGGGTGATCTATGCCTCGTCCATCCATGCGGTGGGCATGTACCCGCGTACGCAGCGGATCGGTGTGGACACGCCGCATTATCCGGACAGTTTCTACGGGCTTTCCAAGTGTTTCGCCGAGAACCTCGGACGGCTGTACTGGGAGAAGCGGGGGATCGAGAGCGTGATGCTGCGGATCTATTCCTGCGCCCAGCCGAACAACGAGCGCAGCCTCGGCGTGTGGCTGAGCCCGCGCGATCTTGTGCAACTGGTGGAGAAGTCGCTGGATTGCCCGATTGTCGGCTGTTCGGTCGTCTACGGCGTCTCGGCCAACTCGCGCTGCCCGGTGAGCAACGAGGGGGCGAAGTTCCTTGGCTACGAGCCGGTGGACAATGCCGAGGAGTTTGCGCCGGAGATCCTGGCAGCCGCCAAGCCCGACCCGAGCGACAAGGCGCAACTGCATCATGGCAACGTCTTCGCCACCGGTGATCTGGGCGTGTCCGCCGTGGCGCTTATGGGGCGCGCGGAAGACGGGGAGGGCTGA
- the pqqE gene encoding pyrroloquinoline quinone biosynthesis protein PqqE, translating to MTVRPPIAMLAELTHRCPLSCPYCSNPLELAKKEQELDTATWVDAFRQAADLGVLQLHLSGGEPASRRDLVELVEAARTAALYTNLITSGIGLTERRLRELDAAGLDHVQLSLQGTDAEMADHIGGYRGGFARKMQVAEWIGEIGFPLTLNAVLHRQNLHQLPRALEMAVEMGARRIEVATVQFHGWALKNRGAMMPTRAQAAEATKIVGEARKRLEGVLVIDYVPADYHSDYPKRCMGGWGSTGLNINPEGKVLPCHAAESIPHLTFDNIAEKSLREIWYEGAAFNAYRGDDWMQEPCSSCERKAVDFGGCRCQAMAIAGDPNATDPVCIKSPDHEKLRRMAEDFAGDDAELIYRG from the coding sequence ATGACCGTTCGGCCCCCCATTGCGATGCTGGCGGAACTGACGCATCGCTGCCCATTGTCCTGCCCCTACTGTTCCAACCCGCTTGAGTTGGCGAAGAAGGAGCAGGAGCTGGATACGGCGACCTGGGTGGATGCGTTCCGGCAGGCCGCCGACCTTGGCGTTCTGCAACTTCATCTTTCGGGCGGTGAGCCTGCCAGCCGGCGCGACCTCGTGGAACTGGTGGAGGCCGCGCGGACGGCGGCGCTTTATACCAACCTCATCACTTCCGGCATCGGGCTGACGGAGCGGCGATTGCGGGAACTGGACGCGGCGGGGCTGGACCATGTCCAGCTTTCGTTGCAGGGCACGGACGCGGAGATGGCAGACCATATCGGCGGCTATCGGGGCGGGTTCGCACGGAAGATGCAGGTGGCGGAGTGGATCGGCGAAATCGGTTTTCCGCTGACGCTGAACGCCGTGCTGCACCGGCAGAACCTGCACCAGTTGCCGCGGGCGCTGGAGATGGCGGTGGAGATGGGCGCGCGGCGGATCGAGGTGGCCACGGTGCAGTTCCATGGCTGGGCCTTGAAGAACCGCGGTGCGATGATGCCGACGCGCGCGCAGGCGGCGGAGGCAACGAAAATCGTCGGCGAGGCCCGGAAGCGGCTGGAGGGTGTGCTGGTGATCGACTACGTGCCGGCTGACTATCATTCCGACTATCCCAAGCGCTGCATGGGCGGCTGGGGTTCCACCGGGCTGAACATCAACCCGGAGGGTAAAGTTCTGCCATGCCACGCGGCGGAGAGCATTCCGCATCTCACGTTTGACAATATCGCCGAAAAGTCGCTGCGGGAAATCTGGTACGAGGGCGCCGCCTTCAATGCCTATCGCGGCGACGACTGGATGCAGGAGCCGTGTTCGAGTTGCGAGCGCAAGGCGGTGGATTTCGGCGGTTGCCGCTGCCAGGCGATGGCGATTGCGGGCGATCCGAATGCCACCGACCCGGTGTGCATCAAATCGCCCGACCATGAAAAGCTGCGACGGATGGCCGAGGACTTCGCCGGCGATGATGCGGAGCTAATTTACCGCGGGTAG
- a CDS encoding 2-hydroxyacid dehydrogenase has translation MTKPDVLITGSYPEWDMQPMQEAFTVHELAADASATSLPRDVADKITALAMKGHAPIDGAYMDALPNLKMIANFGVGYDAIDVEAADARGIAVTNTPDVLSDDVADLAVAMLIAQARDMMGAEAWVRSGNWGTQGAYPLKQKVSGSRIGIIGLGRIGHEIASRLAAFKCEIGYSSRSRKETPGWQYFDDHVALADWADHVVIALAGGPGTAGLVSKQVIEAIGPRGILVNISRGSTVDEPALLDALESGRLGGAGLDVFENEPKIDPRFLKLKNAVLQPHQASATAETRQDMGALQRENLLSFYAKKPLQTPVNKTGKSYPR, from the coding sequence ATGACAAAGCCAGACGTACTGATCACCGGCAGCTATCCGGAATGGGACATGCAGCCGATGCAGGAAGCCTTCACCGTGCACGAACTTGCCGCCGATGCCAGCGCCACTTCCCTGCCCCGTGATGTGGCAGACAAGATCACCGCGCTGGCAATGAAGGGCCACGCCCCGATAGACGGCGCCTACATGGATGCGCTGCCCAACCTGAAGATGATTGCCAACTTCGGCGTCGGCTACGATGCGATTGACGTTGAAGCGGCCGACGCCCGCGGCATCGCCGTCACCAACACCCCCGATGTCCTCTCCGATGATGTCGCCGACCTCGCCGTCGCCATGCTGATCGCCCAGGCCCGCGACATGATGGGCGCCGAGGCCTGGGTCCGCAGCGGCAACTGGGGTACGCAGGGCGCCTATCCACTGAAGCAGAAGGTTTCGGGCAGCCGCATCGGCATCATCGGCCTTGGCCGCATCGGCCATGAAATTGCCTCCCGCCTTGCCGCCTTCAAGTGCGAGATCGGCTATTCATCCCGGTCGCGGAAAGAAACACCCGGCTGGCAGTATTTCGACGATCACGTCGCCCTCGCCGACTGGGCCGATCACGTTGTCATCGCTCTCGCCGGCGGCCCTGGAACCGCCGGGCTGGTGTCGAAACAGGTGATCGAGGCCATCGGTCCCCGCGGCATTCTCGTCAACATCTCACGGGGGTCCACAGTCGATGAGCCCGCGCTGCTCGACGCCCTGGAATCCGGCCGTCTTGGCGGCGCCGGCCTCGACGTCTTTGAGAATGAGCCGAAAATAGACCCGCGCTTCCTGAAGCTGAAGAACGCAGTTCTTCAGCCGCACCAAGCCTCGGCCACGGCTGAAACCCGGCAGGACATGGGCGCACTGCAGCGCGAGAACCTGCTGTCATTCTACGCGAAAAAACCGCTGCAAACACCTGTTAACAAAACAGGAAAATCCTACCCGCGGTAA
- a CDS encoding HpcH/HpaI aldolase family protein yields the protein MVQHNRFKARLKAGEAQLGLWLSLCSPVVADAVADSGMDWVLLDMEHAANSEQTVLAQLHAGQAGCPAVVRPWWNDTVLVKRLLDMGAETLLFPMVQTPEEAAAAVAATRYPPEGVRGVSMSQRGNRYGRDAGYHGRANAEVCVLVQVETREAMARIEEIAAVDGVDGVFFGPADIAASLGRIGDLNHQAVWDEIFAAADRVLAMGVPVGTLIAVPDRVRECVDRGFTFTACGSDLNLVARGADNLVKMYKGD from the coding sequence ATGGTTCAGCACAACAGGTTCAAGGCACGACTGAAGGCGGGCGAGGCGCAACTGGGGCTCTGGCTGAGCCTGTGCAGCCCGGTGGTTGCCGATGCAGTGGCCGATTCCGGCATGGACTGGGTGCTGCTGGACATGGAGCATGCGGCCAACAGCGAACAGACGGTGCTGGCGCAATTGCATGCCGGACAGGCTGGCTGCCCGGCGGTGGTGCGGCCGTGGTGGAACGACACGGTGCTGGTGAAGAGGTTGCTGGACATGGGCGCGGAGACGCTGCTGTTTCCGATGGTGCAGACGCCCGAGGAAGCGGCCGCGGCGGTGGCGGCGACGCGCTATCCGCCGGAGGGGGTGCGCGGGGTGAGCATGTCCCAGCGCGGCAACCGCTACGGGCGCGATGCAGGGTATCACGGGCGGGCCAATGCGGAGGTGTGCGTGCTGGTGCAGGTGGAAACGCGAGAGGCAATGGCGCGTATCGAGGAAATCGCAGCGGTGGACGGCGTGGACGGCGTATTTTTCGGCCCGGCGGACATTGCAGCCAGCCTCGGGCGGATCGGTGATCTGAACCATCAGGCTGTCTGGGATGAAATCTTCGCCGCCGCCGACAGGGTGCTGGCGATGGGCGTGCCGGTGGGAACGCTGATCGCCGTGCCGGACCGGGTGCGGGAATGCGTGGACAGGGGGTTTACATTCACCGCCTGCGGCAGTGATTTGAACCTCGTGGCGCGGGGCGCCGACAACCTGGTGAAGATGTACAAGGGAGACTGA
- the pqqD gene encoding pyrroloquinoline quinone biosynthesis peptide chaperone PqqD, whose amino-acid sequence MIAEKAIPYLPRGVRLHFDRVREKWVLLAPERAVALDAVGHAVLSEIDGARSYGEVVSGLAEKYAAPREQIAKDSAQFLQGLLNRRFLELAP is encoded by the coding sequence ATGATCGCGGAGAAGGCCATTCCCTACCTGCCGCGCGGGGTTCGGCTGCATTTCGACCGGGTGCGGGAGAAGTGGGTGCTGCTGGCGCCGGAGCGGGCGGTGGCGCTGGATGCGGTGGGCCACGCGGTGCTGAGCGAGATCGATGGGGCGCGGAGTTATGGCGAGGTCGTGAGCGGGCTGGCGGAAAAATACGCGGCGCCGCGCGAACAGATCGCCAAGGACAGCGCGCAGTTCCTTCAGGGGCTTCTCAACCGGCGTTTCCTGGAGCTGGCGCCATGA